From one Treponema denticola genomic stretch:
- a CDS encoding type II toxin-antitoxin system VapC family toxin — protein sequence MYLLDTHTLLWFLRDSPQLSKKALEIITTENKVYVSIASLWEIAIKKSIGKLEFEHSIEKIAELCHEKDILILQIQPKYFDKIIELPNIHNDPFDRLIIAQAIIENLVIITKDTIIPKYSVKTIW from the coding sequence ATGTACCTGCTGGATACGCATACATTGCTATGGTTTTTAAGAGATTCTCCACAACTATCAAAAAAAGCTTTAGAGATAATTACTACAGAAAATAAAGTTTATGTCAGTATTGCCTCATTATGGGAAATAGCAATAAAAAAAAGTATAGGTAAACTTGAATTTGAACACTCTATAGAAAAAATCGCTGAATTATGCCATGAGAAGGATATTTTAATATTACAAATTCAACCCAAATATTTTGATAAAATAATAGAACTGCCAAATATTCATAACGATCCTTTTGATCGTTTGATCATTGCTCAGGCAATAATTGAAAATTTGGTAATTATTACAAAAGATACAATCATTCCTAAATATAGTGTAAAAACTATTTGGTAA
- a CDS encoding DUF2281 domain-containing protein — protein MPYIALEKKINNLTLEQQQSVYDYVNFLLYQNTAAKNQKNIRRNPGGLEGKFYMAEDFDKTPECFKDYV, from the coding sequence ATGCCATATATCGCTTTGGAAAAAAAGATAAATAATTTGACTTTAGAGCAGCAACAGTCTGTTTATGATTATGTAAATTTCCTTTTATATCAAAATACAGCCGCAAAAAATCAAAAAAATATACGCAGAAACCCCGGAGGCCTTGAAGGTAAATTCTATATGGCGGAAGATTTTGATAAAACTCCGGAATGTTTTAAGGACTATGTTTGA
- a CDS encoding outer membrane lipoprotein-sorting protein gives MKKITLSLIFTIGFCSLIFAQNAEEIAAKTKTKNTASSMGSASSLDIQSGGKTLSTLDIIQYSSLDKNGLQRMLVEIKNPPSYKGSRFLMIEKADGSTDQRMYLAQTKKVQKISAQGSADESFMGSDFSNNDISFMERDTKLDNFKILGEEEYAGKPVYLIESTPKDKNYTYSKTIMRITKDKNLLLKAEFYQGSQLVKTLELYDYKEVNGIMTAYKTKLSTVKTNTSTIITIKKIEYGMKIPDYVFTQKYLETGKK, from the coding sequence ATGAAAAAAATTACTTTAAGTTTAATTTTTACTATCGGATTTTGCAGTTTAATATTTGCCCAAAATGCAGAAGAAATTGCAGCTAAAACAAAGACAAAAAACACGGCATCTTCAATGGGGTCTGCCTCAAGCTTGGATATACAGTCAGGCGGAAAAACCCTTTCCACCTTGGATATTATTCAATATTCTTCTTTGGACAAAAACGGTTTACAAAGAATGCTTGTCGAAATAAAAAATCCGCCGTCTTATAAGGGCTCAAGGTTTTTAATGATTGAAAAAGCCGACGGCTCCACGGATCAGAGAATGTATTTGGCCCAAACAAAAAAGGTACAAAAAATATCGGCCCAAGGAAGCGCCGATGAGTCCTTTATGGGTTCGGACTTTTCAAATAACGATATTTCGTTTATGGAAAGGGACACAAAGCTCGATAATTTTAAAATTTTAGGCGAAGAAGAATATGCCGGAAAGCCTGTCTATCTTATAGAATCTACCCCTAAGGATAAAAATTATACATATTCAAAAACCATAATGCGGATCACAAAGGATAAAAATCTTTTACTAAAGGCCGAATTTTATCAAGGTTCTCAGCTTGTAAAAACTCTTGAGCTTTACGATTATAAGGAAGTAAACGGAATAATGACAGCCTATAAAACAAAACTGTCCACCGTCAAAACAAATACCTCAACCATAATCACAATAAAAAAAATAGAATACGGTATGAAGATTCCCGATTATGTTTTTACACAAAAATACTTGGAAACCGGTAAAAAATAA
- a CDS encoding efflux RND transporter permease subunit → MKKEKTFTFKQIFSTKKFYKHPVSMLITILAITLFFALQIIRLNFDNNNFRFIPKNDPSRISAKKIADIFGEDVPILIGIERRFSTIIDKEFLDEVRQLDEKLKEIELVKNTVLITNTTHIDIGEEGIVSEPIIPPDFSGTEEEIKAIKHKLRNWDMYERSLVSEDLHATQILVFLNITNEESGSPETIAACRKIMKLTDSWNFPDSKIYLTGTPIFNEIVNEATAHDLSFLVPLVIIVVLGVLFLSFRRFTGVFLPLLTVITSVIWALGAMALFNVPLSILSTILPIILIAVGSAYGIHVINHYYDEVVQDDSISKEEHKEQVIKALSEVIRPVFLAALTTFAGFVSFCFTSVVPIFEFGIFSSFGVAAAFLISITLIPGILILRGPKKPSMRWADKKDNTSRLDRGIASTFVLIAEHSRSVILFVGLIVIFSIFGVKKLVIDNVLMEYFDKDVAVIQSDRFMRKHFGGSKVLEMVIKTQDGSDVLRPDILKAIDDLSSFLEEEVEDVGKVTSIVPLIKRLNQAYNADESPEGIVKGTQNTDEAMNAAEDFGSFEDFGNFETETADNNQLAEDIRTKKKQYTQEEIMTMLNEVAEERTKKNLSAEKLVYDFGKKINYKGLAYYEIPTDPKKYGRNSQEELSAIMKNYLILLGKNTEGFLDNNTNPKTLKVNIQLRTVGQQDTDKVLEEINEFVSLKFPKDVIAETGGFVLVEKTLNKLVVESQLISVGVSLLIVFLILSVYYKSAFAGLFGIIPLALSILINFGIMGRLGIKLNIGTAMVASFAIGIGVDYTIHLLAAYHKCFLKTKGSGQFLYLTFLGSGKAILFNAVSVGAGFAVLMLSKFNMLSELGFLIALIMITSSLGSLTILPVLLNLMKPKFIRKLLPVDIKEIKNEHPFNEEKDTEEV, encoded by the coding sequence ATGAAAAAAGAGAAAACATTCACATTTAAACAGATATTTTCTACAAAAAAATTTTATAAACATCCCGTATCAATGCTTATAACGATTCTTGCAATAACCTTGTTTTTTGCTCTTCAAATAATAAGATTGAATTTTGATAATAATAATTTCCGTTTTATACCTAAAAATGATCCGTCCAGAATCAGTGCAAAAAAAATTGCCGACATTTTCGGAGAAGATGTGCCTATACTAATAGGTATTGAACGCCGTTTTTCTACCATCATAGACAAAGAATTTTTAGATGAAGTGAGACAACTGGATGAAAAACTAAAAGAAATTGAGTTGGTAAAAAACACGGTCTTGATAACAAATACAACCCATATAGATATTGGCGAAGAGGGGATTGTAAGCGAACCCATTATTCCGCCGGATTTTTCGGGTACGGAAGAAGAAATTAAGGCTATTAAACATAAGCTCCGCAATTGGGACATGTATGAACGGAGCCTTGTTTCTGAAGATTTACATGCAACCCAAATCCTTGTTTTTCTCAATATAACGAATGAAGAAAGCGGCTCTCCCGAAACTATTGCGGCCTGCCGTAAGATTATGAAACTGACAGACTCTTGGAATTTTCCGGATTCTAAAATCTACCTGACGGGAACTCCTATTTTTAACGAGATAGTAAATGAAGCAACCGCCCATGATTTAAGCTTTTTAGTTCCTCTGGTCATCATTGTCGTTTTAGGCGTTTTATTTCTTTCTTTTAGAAGATTTACCGGTGTATTTTTACCGCTTTTGACAGTCATAACCTCCGTAATATGGGCTTTGGGAGCAATGGCTCTTTTTAACGTTCCCTTATCGATTCTTTCTACAATTTTACCGATTATTTTAATTGCAGTCGGTTCGGCATACGGCATCCATGTTATCAACCACTATTATGATGAGGTCGTACAAGATGATTCCATCTCAAAGGAAGAACATAAAGAACAGGTTATCAAGGCCTTAAGCGAGGTTATAAGGCCGGTTTTTTTGGCCGCTCTTACGACCTTTGCAGGCTTTGTTTCCTTTTGCTTTACCTCTGTCGTCCCCATCTTTGAATTCGGTATCTTTTCGAGCTTCGGCGTTGCTGCAGCATTTTTAATATCCATAACCTTAATTCCCGGTATATTGATACTAAGAGGGCCTAAAAAGCCGTCAATGCGATGGGCGGATAAAAAAGATAACACCAGCCGCTTGGATCGCGGCATTGCAAGTACCTTTGTTCTTATTGCAGAACATTCCCGCTCGGTCATTCTTTTTGTCGGTCTCATAGTAATTTTTTCCATATTCGGAGTAAAGAAACTTGTTATCGATAATGTTTTGATGGAGTACTTTGATAAAGATGTCGCAGTAATTCAATCCGATCGTTTTATGCGTAAACACTTCGGCGGTTCAAAAGTTCTTGAAATGGTCATAAAGACCCAAGACGGTTCCGATGTTTTACGTCCCGATATTTTAAAAGCTATCGATGATCTTTCTTCTTTTTTGGAAGAAGAAGTTGAAGATGTAGGCAAGGTTACCTCCATTGTTCCCCTAATTAAGCGTTTAAATCAGGCATATAATGCCGATGAGTCCCCTGAAGGAATTGTTAAGGGAACACAAAATACCGATGAGGCTATGAATGCAGCGGAAGATTTCGGCAGCTTTGAAGACTTCGGAAACTTTGAAACGGAAACGGCAGATAATAATCAACTTGCAGAAGATATTCGCACAAAGAAAAAGCAATATACCCAAGAAGAAATTATGACTATGCTGAATGAAGTTGCGGAAGAAAGAACCAAAAAAAATCTTTCCGCAGAAAAACTCGTTTACGACTTCGGAAAAAAGATAAACTACAAGGGACTTGCCTACTATGAAATTCCAACCGACCCTAAAAAATACGGCAGAAATTCTCAAGAAGAACTTTCGGCCATAATGAAAAACTATCTTATCCTTTTAGGGAAAAACACCGAAGGTTTTTTAGATAATAATACAAATCCCAAAACACTAAAAGTGAATATTCAGCTCCGCACTGTCGGACAGCAGGATACGGACAAGGTTCTCGAAGAAATTAACGAATTTGTAAGCCTTAAATTCCCCAAGGATGTAATCGCTGAAACAGGCGGCTTTGTATTGGTCGAAAAGACCTTGAACAAACTCGTAGTAGAATCTCAATTGATTTCAGTTGGAGTTTCTCTTCTTATAGTATTTTTGATTCTTTCCGTCTATTATAAATCAGCCTTTGCAGGTCTTTTTGGAATTATCCCGCTGGCACTTTCTATCTTGATTAACTTCGGAATAATGGGCAGATTGGGTATAAAGCTAAACATAGGAACTGCGATGGTTGCAAGTTTTGCAATAGGAATAGGAGTTGATTATACAATTCATCTTTTGGCAGCCTATCATAAATGCTTTTTAAAAACAAAGGGCAGCGGCCAATTTTTGTATCTAACCTTCTTGGGTTCGGGAAAGGCTATCTTATTCAATGCCGTTTCCGTAGGAGCGGGTTTTGCAGTTTTAATGCTCTCAAAATTTAACATGCTTTCAGAGCTGGGCTTTTTAATTGCCCTGATAATGATAACCAGCTCCCTCGGCAGCTTGACTATTCTTCCGGTTTTATTAAATTTAATGAAACCAAAGTTTATAAGAAAACTTTTACCTGTAGACATAAAGGAAATCAAAAACGAACATCCTTTTAACGAAGAAAAAGATACGGAGGAAGTATGA
- the ftsH gene encoding ATP-dependent zinc metalloprotease FtsH has protein sequence MSKNNDDKNQNDPFNFFNFGPDSDGDDKKSPKKPFFSLWLLAPLVVVIFILVNQLMVLNSSALIPFSEFKDRITSGQIKKVVLGPVYFTGYTSIQDDDASNTSLFSFLSVQKNTNEYVTVGIYTSEFLQLLDDHHVVYHVRPKERSYFVELLLQWVLPFLLIFLVWRAIMRRMTKSMGGLGGSIFSPGQARSAAIDEGKVETRFKDVAGVDEAKEELMEVVDFLKYPQKYTEIGGKIPRGVLLVGPPGTGKTLLARAVAGEAGVPFFRISGSDFVEMFVGVGASRVRDLFRQAREKAPCIIFIDELDAIGKSRHNSYSSNDEREQTLNQLLVEMDGFDNKTGLILLAATNRPDVLDPALLRPGRFDRQVVVDRPDVKGREQILKLHAENVKLDASADLAAIARITAGCSGADLANIINEAALLAVRGKRKTVIMTDLDEAVEKAMIGLQKKSRVIREEERKVIAYHETGHAIVGSFTDGADKVHKVTIVPRGTSTLGYTFHIPEDDKHIVTEKQLLAEIDVLLGGRAAEQVKFNMVSTGAANDLTRATDIARSLITDYGMSSKFKNVALSKRGAGYLGDNEPRMVREYAETTQQYIDEEIAKIINTRYEGVVKMLNEKKHLLEKIATTLLEKETIENEEFDAIIAEEKAPKLFEKEDE, from the coding sequence ATGAGTAAAAATAACGACGATAAAAACCAAAACGACCCCTTTAACTTTTTTAATTTCGGACCGGATTCGGACGGAGACGATAAAAAATCACCCAAGAAGCCGTTTTTTTCTTTATGGCTTTTAGCGCCGCTTGTAGTTGTCATTTTTATTTTAGTTAATCAGTTAATGGTTCTCAATAGTTCTGCTCTGATTCCCTTTTCGGAATTTAAGGATAGAATTACATCGGGACAGATAAAAAAGGTTGTTCTAGGCCCGGTTTATTTTACCGGTTATACCAGCATACAGGATGATGATGCTTCAAATACCTCTTTATTTTCATTTTTGTCGGTACAAAAAAATACTAATGAATATGTAACCGTCGGGATATACACCTCGGAATTCTTGCAGCTTTTAGATGACCATCATGTAGTTTATCATGTAAGACCTAAGGAAAGAAGCTATTTTGTTGAACTTCTTTTACAGTGGGTGCTTCCCTTCCTTTTGATATTCCTTGTTTGGCGTGCCATTATGAGGCGGATGACAAAGAGTATGGGCGGCTTGGGCGGAAGCATTTTTTCTCCCGGGCAGGCCAGAAGTGCTGCAATAGACGAGGGAAAGGTTGAAACCCGCTTTAAGGATGTTGCAGGTGTGGATGAAGCTAAAGAAGAATTAATGGAAGTTGTCGACTTCTTAAAATATCCTCAAAAATATACCGAAATAGGCGGAAAGATTCCGCGAGGCGTTCTTTTGGTAGGACCTCCCGGAACGGGAAAAACCCTTCTTGCAAGGGCTGTTGCAGGGGAAGCAGGAGTTCCTTTCTTTAGAATAAGCGGCTCGGACTTTGTCGAAATGTTTGTCGGTGTAGGAGCTTCCCGTGTGCGTGACCTATTCAGGCAGGCCCGTGAAAAAGCTCCCTGTATTATCTTTATAGACGAATTGGATGCTATCGGAAAGTCGCGTCATAATTCTTACAGCTCAAATGATGAACGTGAGCAAACTTTGAACCAGCTCTTAGTTGAAATGGATGGCTTTGACAATAAGACGGGCTTGATTCTTTTGGCTGCCACCAACCGCCCCGACGTTTTGGATCCGGCCTTGTTAAGACCCGGCCGCTTTGACAGGCAGGTCGTGGTTGACCGCCCCGATGTAAAGGGAAGGGAACAGATTCTCAAGCTCCATGCAGAAAATGTAAAACTGGATGCTTCGGCCGATTTGGCTGCGATAGCCCGCATTACGGCAGGCTGTTCAGGTGCCGACCTTGCAAATATTATAAACGAGGCCGCTCTTTTGGCTGTCCGAGGTAAAAGAAAGACCGTCATTATGACTGACTTGGATGAAGCTGTTGAAAAGGCAATGATAGGCTTACAGAAAAAATCCCGCGTAATCCGCGAAGAAGAAAGAAAAGTAATAGCCTACCATGAAACGGGACATGCCATAGTGGGCAGCTTTACCGATGGAGCCGATAAGGTACATAAGGTAACCATCGTTCCCCGCGGAACCTCGACTTTGGGCTATACCTTCCATATTCCCGAAGACGATAAGCACATTGTTACCGAAAAACAGCTTTTGGCCGAGATAGATGTTCTTTTAGGAGGCCGTGCCGCAGAACAAGTAAAATTCAATATGGTTTCTACAGGAGCTGCAAACGATTTAACCCGTGCCACCGATATTGCCCGAAGCCTTATAACCGATTACGGTATGAGTTCTAAATTTAAAAACGTAGCCTTGAGCAAGCGGGGTGCCGGATATCTTGGCGATAATGAACCTAGGATGGTGCGTGAATATGCAGAAACAACCCAGCAATACATCGATGAAGAAATCGCAAAAATAATCAATACCCGCTATGAGGGTGTTGTAAAAATGCTGAACGAAAAGAAGCATCTTTTGGAAAAGATAGCAACAACCCTTTTGGAAAAGGAAACCATAGAAAACGAAGAATTCGATGCGATAATCGCCGAGGAGAAGGCTCCTAAACTTTTTGAAAAAGAAGATGAATAG
- a CDS encoding InlB B-repeat-containing protein — protein sequence MKKTIFIFLLVVAALVLLAGCPQKINNEKIPAFTVTFNVQGRGKTPAALTVPKGRLLTAAQTPPLEFSGWEFGGWYKEAACSTPWNNASDKVTENTTLYAKWTQNTTVAVQDLWQSKTAPYPNDFYRIPALAVTKDGTLLAVTDLRYTANTDLGYGHGIDLLIKRSEDNGKTWSDDTNITKIPKDDPNGYGDAAIIADRESNDVLILCVHGTKQYQNGNYSTTDPKKYLHIIKYVSHDGGKTFPQKKDISNTIFGFNPSWFSLFFGSGRIMQSRYIKAGSHYRIYSALLSRGYGNAVVYSDDFGSTWKLLGNASTSPISNGDEAKVEELPDGSVILSSRNGPFGTGRLFNIFKYSNPATGEGNWGTTGSLNIGPSGRGTNGEILVVKARKADTKEPVYLAFQSLPDGPDRKNVTIHWRELTNGTISVNDFVSASAWNSHSHLVQDGDSAYSTMDVQRDGGIGFLYERNTRGAGLDYDIAYKNLPIDVITNGAYEAIFLGTGSVQCPYTDLEGKPVDPSVKEYYKNEKLYWKE from the coding sequence ATGAAAAAGACCATATTTATTTTTTTACTTGTTGTTGCAGCCCTTGTTTTATTGGCTGGCTGTCCGCAAAAAATAAACAATGAAAAAATACCGGCCTTTACTGTAACCTTTAATGTGCAAGGACGCGGAAAAACACCGGCGGCTTTAACCGTACCGAAAGGCCGCTTGTTGACTGCTGCTCAAACCCCGCCCCTCGAATTTTCGGGCTGGGAATTCGGCGGATGGTATAAAGAGGCGGCATGCAGCACCCCGTGGAACAATGCTTCCGACAAGGTTACCGAAAACACGACGCTGTATGCCAAATGGACACAAAACACAACCGTTGCCGTACAGGATTTATGGCAAAGTAAAACAGCACCCTATCCTAACGATTTTTACCGCATACCCGCCCTTGCAGTAACAAAAGATGGAACCCTGCTTGCCGTAACCGATTTACGTTACACTGCAAACACCGATTTGGGGTACGGTCATGGTATTGATTTATTGATTAAACGTTCGGAAGATAATGGAAAAACATGGTCGGACGATACCAATATCACAAAGATACCGAAGGATGATCCGAACGGCTATGGAGATGCCGCCATCATTGCCGACCGCGAATCGAATGATGTACTAATATTGTGTGTACACGGAACAAAACAATATCAAAATGGTAACTATTCAACGACAGATCCAAAGAAATACCTGCACATTATCAAATATGTCTCCCACGATGGGGGCAAAACCTTTCCCCAAAAAAAAGATATTTCCAATACGATTTTCGGGTTTAATCCCTCGTGGTTCAGTCTGTTTTTCGGTTCGGGCAGAATTATGCAATCGCGCTATATTAAAGCCGGCAGCCATTACCGCATTTACTCGGCGCTGTTAAGCAGAGGCTATGGCAATGCCGTCGTATATTCCGACGACTTCGGTTCTACATGGAAGCTTTTGGGCAATGCATCTACTTCTCCTATCTCCAACGGAGATGAAGCAAAGGTAGAAGAACTGCCGGACGGCAGCGTTATACTTTCCAGCCGTAACGGTCCTTTCGGCACTGGCAGATTGTTTAATATCTTTAAATATAGCAACCCTGCTACAGGAGAAGGAAACTGGGGGACAACGGGATCTTTAAACATTGGCCCTAGCGGAAGAGGCACAAACGGCGAAATCCTTGTTGTAAAGGCGCGTAAAGCGGATACAAAAGAGCCGGTCTACCTTGCATTCCAATCGCTTCCCGATGGTCCGGATCGCAAAAATGTTACCATCCATTGGCGCGAGCTGACGAACGGTACTATAAGTGTAAACGATTTTGTTTCGGCTTCCGCATGGAACAGCCACAGCCACTTGGTGCAAGACGGAGACAGTGCCTATTCGACTATGGATGTACAACGCGACGGCGGTATCGGCTTTTTATACGAAAGAAACACACGTGGAGCGGGGCTTGATTACGACATAGCGTACAAAAATCTGCCCATCGATGTCATCACAAACGGCGCTTATGAAGCTATTTTTCTCGGTACGGGTTCAGTTCAGTGCCCCTACACCGATTTGGAAGGCAAGCCCGTTGATCCAAGCGTAAAAGAATATTACAAAAACGAAAAGTTGTACTGGAAGGAATAA
- a CDS encoding DUF6110 family protein produces the protein MTKWGAFALGVVAGGAAVLLARDAGFKKACAKIIGAGLKLKDDAAAFVETVKEDAQDIMAEAAYNKEAASAAN, from the coding sequence ATGACTAAATGGGGAGCATTTGCACTCGGTGTTGTTGCAGGCGGAGCTGCGGTTCTTTTGGCTAGAGATGCCGGTTTTAAAAAAGCTTGTGCCAAAATAATTGGAGCAGGTTTAAAATTAAAAGACGATGCTGCAGCCTTTGTTGAAACGGTAAAAGAAGACGCTCAAGATATAATGGCAGAAGCTGCATATAACAAAGAAGCCGCTTCGGCAGCAAACTAG
- a CDS encoding heavy metal translocating P-type ATPase gives MNFYIAHRLPGRLRLRYSRKGLSRKQAVLVETLVSLQEGIRSISVNPVSGSILIEYSGISEAEALSYIKALNSSYLENEELLASVDEPIVSESLTVSLGMLLAEFFIRRLLPIPVRRILALFSIMPRVKGGMKALKGGRPFCAETLDAAALSLSYATGDLNTAGTIAMMLEMGEILEDYTRRKSYENLTRSFLNAKETVHVLKDGNETEISANLLQAGDTVILRIGSVIPADGTVVSGEASVNQASMTGEGLPVHKVSGDTVFASTVVEEGEIHVCVKACGRETRVSKIADMIDRSQSLKAASQIKSERTADKLVFYNFLLAGLTYAFTRNFAKAASTLLVDYSCAMKLSAPVCVLSAMKNCAEHGITVKGGKFLEDFALADTIVFDKTGTLTESQPSVKKIITFGGRPEKAVLKIAACLEEHFPHSLARAVVREAENRGIKHREEHTKVSYILAHGLKSTLKGEELRIGSAHFIFDDEGIPKTEEAEKAIEDLSKSGCSQLYLSIGKELAGIIAIEDPVRSEAKEVVSELHKLGIKNIIMLTGDGPQTARSIAEKTGIDRYHAQALPDTKADFIKELKAEGKKIVMIGDGINDSPALSEADVGIAMGQASSIAGETADILLPDDGLRALPILRRIATGLIKRINVNNKAIIGINSGLIAGELAGSIPPATAALVHNGSTVAIGMSAMRSYERL, from the coding sequence ATGAACTTTTATATTGCTCACCGCCTTCCGGGGCGTTTGCGTTTAAGATATAGCCGGAAAGGTTTAAGCCGCAAACAAGCCGTTCTTGTAGAAACTCTTGTGTCTTTGCAGGAAGGCATAAGGTCGATAAGTGTAAATCCTGTTTCAGGAAGCATCTTAATTGAATATTCGGGGATAAGCGAAGCCGAAGCTCTTTCTTATATAAAAGCTCTAAATTCTTCTTACCTTGAAAATGAAGAACTATTAGCGAGTGTGGATGAACCGATAGTGAGCGAGAGCTTAACGGTTTCTCTGGGGATGCTGCTTGCGGAATTCTTTATCCGCAGACTCTTACCTATTCCTGTTCGCAGAATATTGGCTCTCTTTTCAATTATGCCCCGTGTAAAAGGCGGAATGAAAGCCTTGAAAGGAGGCAGGCCTTTTTGTGCCGAAACCTTAGATGCAGCGGCTCTTTCTCTTTCCTATGCGACGGGAGACCTAAACACCGCCGGAACCATCGCAATGATGCTTGAAATGGGCGAAATCTTGGAAGACTATACCCGCCGGAAGTCCTATGAAAATTTAACCCGCAGTTTTTTGAATGCAAAAGAAACTGTTCATGTTCTAAAAGACGGAAATGAAACTGAAATTTCCGCCAATCTTCTTCAAGCCGGAGATACGGTTATTCTTAGGATTGGGTCGGTTATTCCCGCAGACGGAACGGTCGTATCGGGCGAGGCTTCCGTTAATCAGGCTTCAATGACCGGAGAAGGCCTTCCCGTGCACAAAGTCTCGGGAGATACTGTTTTTGCTTCTACCGTCGTTGAGGAGGGGGAGATCCATGTATGCGTAAAGGCTTGCGGACGGGAAACCAGAGTGAGCAAAATAGCCGATATGATTGACCGCTCTCAATCTTTAAAGGCGGCTTCACAAATCAAATCCGAAAGAACTGCGGATAAACTTGTTTTTTATAACTTTTTACTTGCAGGCTTGACCTACGCCTTTACCCGTAACTTTGCAAAGGCTGCCTCGACTCTTCTTGTCGACTATTCTTGTGCGATGAAGTTATCAGCTCCTGTCTGCGTGCTTTCAGCTATGAAAAACTGTGCAGAGCACGGTATCACCGTAAAGGGCGGAAAGTTTTTAGAAGATTTTGCCCTGGCCGATACAATCGTATTCGATAAGACGGGAACTCTTACGGAATCCCAACCCTCGGTTAAAAAGATAATTACCTTCGGCGGCCGGCCGGAAAAAGCCGTATTAAAAATAGCGGCCTGTCTTGAAGAGCATTTTCCCCATTCGCTTGCAAGGGCCGTTGTACGGGAAGCTGAAAACAGGGGCATTAAACACAGAGAAGAACATACGAAGGTTTCCTATATTTTAGCCCATGGCCTTAAATCTACTTTAAAAGGAGAGGAGCTGCGTATAGGAAGTGCTCATTTTATATTTGATGATGAGGGTATTCCAAAAACGGAAGAGGCCGAAAAAGCCATTGAAGATTTGTCGAAGAGCGGCTGTTCTCAGTTATATTTATCGATAGGAAAAGAACTTGCCGGTATCATTGCGATAGAAGATCCGGTACGCTCCGAGGCAAAAGAAGTTGTTTCAGAGCTTCACAAACTGGGAATAAAAAATATAATTATGCTTACAGGGGACGGCCCACAAACCGCACGCAGCATAGCCGAAAAGACCGGTATCGACCGTTATCATGCGCAAGCTCTTCCCGACACAAAGGCCGATTTTATTAAAGAGTTAAAAGCGGAGGGTAAAAAAATCGTCATGATAGGCGACGGGATAAATGATTCCCCTGCCCTGTCGGAAGCGGATGTAGGAATTGCAATGGGACAGGCTTCTTCGATAGCAGGAGAAACCGCCGACATTCTTTTACCGGATGACGGGCTAAGGGCCTTACCCATTTTAAGGCGTATAGCAACGGGCTTGATCAAAAGAATCAATGTAAACAATAAGGCTATTATCGGCATTAATTCGGGCTTGATTGCAGGGGAACTTGCGGGCTCAATCCCTCCGGCTACAGCGGCCTTAGTTCATAACGGTTCGACGGTTGCCATAGGTATGTCCGCAATGAGAAGCTATGAGCGGCTATGA